The following proteins come from a genomic window of Burkholderia stabilis:
- a CDS encoding cyclic peptide export ABC transporter — MTAAHEPSSPPSLDASPARPAARLILALLRESRASLALALTACVLNGVASVLLVATLNRALSQPGAADTSLAWRFALCAVIALVTRIVSGTLFARLSQDTMARLRVHLARRVGAAELRDIERIGAAPVQSVLTDDATNVSMLFFALPNLVMHGSIVFGCLGYLAWLSWPVCLLALAAIIAGSLGYHTGDRRAIASLEAAGQAQDRLFGYLGSLFSGAKELKLHDARARQFVDGQLGAAIGEVRDHRRRAFSAYAVGVGWIIFLFYVFLGVASFWPQLGVHADTGTAAGYVVVFLFMLVPLDGLLNNLPTVNAARVSLTRIEGVMAEFGALRTVPPAADAPDVPPAGAVTLRGVTHAYFHERDERMFSIGPIDLTIKPGELVFIVGGNGSGKTTLAKVLTGLYEPEQGAIEVDGRTIGWRERAAYRQRFSAVFNDFHLFDALLGIVDPDDPSRAQADARANALVAKLALDHKVKVVDGAFSTRALSTGQRKRLALVVAYLEDRPFYLFDEWAADQDPSFKAVFYEQLLPELRARGKAVIVITHDDRYFDLADRLLKLDNGRIVSDTTPARSRAQDGVDALSA; from the coding sequence ATGACAGCCGCCCACGAGCCTTCTTCCCCGCCGTCCCTCGACGCTTCCCCCGCCCGCCCCGCGGCGCGCCTGATCCTCGCGCTGTTGCGCGAAAGCCGCGCGTCGCTCGCGCTTGCACTCACCGCATGCGTGCTGAACGGCGTCGCGAGCGTGTTGCTCGTCGCGACGCTGAACCGCGCGCTGTCGCAACCGGGCGCGGCCGATACGTCACTCGCGTGGCGCTTCGCGCTGTGCGCGGTGATCGCGCTCGTCACGCGGATCGTGTCGGGCACGCTGTTCGCGCGCCTGTCGCAGGACACGATGGCGCGGTTGCGCGTGCATCTCGCGCGGCGCGTCGGCGCGGCCGAGCTGCGCGACATCGAGCGGATCGGCGCGGCGCCCGTGCAGTCGGTGCTGACCGACGACGCGACCAACGTATCGATGCTGTTCTTCGCGCTGCCGAACCTCGTGATGCACGGTTCGATCGTGTTCGGCTGCCTCGGTTATCTCGCGTGGCTGTCGTGGCCCGTGTGCCTGCTCGCGCTCGCCGCGATCATCGCGGGCTCGCTCGGTTATCACACCGGCGACCGCCGCGCGATCGCGTCGCTCGAAGCAGCCGGCCAGGCGCAGGACCGCCTGTTCGGTTATCTCGGCTCGCTGTTTTCCGGAGCGAAGGAACTGAAGCTGCACGATGCGCGTGCGCGCCAGTTCGTCGACGGCCAGCTCGGCGCCGCGATCGGCGAAGTGCGCGACCACCGCCGCCGCGCGTTCAGCGCGTATGCGGTCGGCGTCGGCTGGATCATCTTCCTGTTCTACGTGTTTCTCGGCGTCGCGTCGTTCTGGCCGCAGCTCGGCGTGCATGCCGATACGGGCACGGCGGCCGGCTACGTCGTCGTGTTCCTGTTCATGCTCGTGCCGCTCGACGGGCTGCTGAACAACCTGCCGACCGTCAACGCGGCACGCGTGTCGCTCACGCGGATCGAAGGCGTGATGGCCGAATTCGGCGCGCTGCGCACGGTGCCGCCCGCAGCCGATGCACCCGACGTGCCGCCGGCCGGCGCCGTCACGCTGCGCGGCGTCACGCACGCGTATTTCCACGAACGCGACGAGCGGATGTTCAGCATCGGGCCGATCGACCTGACGATCAAGCCGGGCGAGCTCGTGTTCATCGTCGGCGGCAATGGCAGCGGCAAGACCACGCTCGCGAAGGTGCTGACCGGCCTCTACGAGCCCGAGCAAGGCGCGATCGAAGTCGACGGCCGGACGATCGGCTGGCGCGAGCGTGCCGCCTACCGGCAGCGCTTCAGCGCGGTGTTCAACGATTTCCACCTGTTCGACGCGCTGCTCGGCATCGTCGATCCCGACGATCCTTCCCGCGCGCAGGCCGATGCGCGCGCGAACGCGCTCGTCGCGAAGCTCGCGCTCGACCACAAGGTGAAGGTCGTCGACGGCGCGTTCTCGACCCGCGCGCTGTCGACCGGGCAGCGCAAGCGGCTCGCGCTCGTCGTCGCGTATCTGGAAGACCGGCCGTTCTACCTGTTCGACGAATGGGCGGCCGACCAGGACCCGTCGTTCAAGGCCGTGTTCTACGAACAACTGCTGCCCGAGTTGCGCGCGCGCGGCAAGGCCGTGATCGTGATCACGCACGACGACCGCTATTTCGATCTCGCCGACCGGCTGTTGAAGCTCGACAACGGGCGCATCGTCAGCGACACGACGCCCGCGCGTTCGCGCGCGCAGGATGGCGTCGATGCGCTGAGCGCGTAA
- a CDS encoding ABC transporter substrate-binding protein, with the protein MTHDAGRRHALGALAALGAACCGAFPASAVAIEGNARGAPGAVSLAGNPVVSQASAKMPVRPQRVVALDFMFAESVVALDLVPVGMADTAFYPGWLGYQSDRLAHVTDIGSRQEPGLEAIAAVKPDLIIGVGFRHAPIFDALDRIAPTILFQFSPNVSEDGVPVTQLDWMRQIFRTIGTVTGRDARAQAVDAQLDAGIARNAARLAAAGRKGERIALLQDLGLPDRYWAYTGNSTSAGLARALGLDPWPKKPTREGTLYVTSADLLTQRDLAVMFVTASGMDVPLSAKLDSPVWRFVPALRDHRIALIERNIWGFGGPMSALKLADVMTDTMLKLPAAR; encoded by the coding sequence GTGACGCACGACGCGGGCCGTCGCCATGCGCTGGGTGCGCTCGCCGCGCTCGGGGCCGCGTGCTGCGGCGCATTTCCTGCGTCGGCCGTCGCCATCGAAGGCAACGCACGCGGCGCGCCGGGCGCCGTATCGCTGGCCGGCAACCCGGTCGTATCGCAGGCGAGCGCGAAGATGCCGGTGCGGCCGCAACGCGTGGTCGCGCTCGATTTCATGTTCGCGGAAAGCGTGGTCGCGCTCGACCTCGTGCCGGTCGGGATGGCCGATACCGCGTTCTATCCGGGCTGGCTCGGCTACCAGAGCGACCGGCTCGCGCACGTGACCGACATCGGCTCGCGGCAGGAGCCCGGGCTCGAGGCGATCGCGGCGGTCAAGCCCGATCTGATCATCGGCGTTGGTTTCCGGCATGCGCCGATCTTCGACGCGCTCGACCGGATTGCGCCGACGATCCTGTTCCAGTTCAGCCCGAACGTGTCGGAGGACGGCGTGCCCGTCACGCAGCTCGACTGGATGCGGCAGATCTTCCGCACGATCGGCACGGTCACGGGGCGCGACGCACGCGCACAGGCGGTCGATGCGCAACTCGACGCGGGAATCGCGCGCAATGCGGCGCGGCTCGCGGCAGCGGGGCGAAAGGGCGAGCGCATCGCGCTGCTGCAGGATCTCGGCTTGCCGGACCGTTACTGGGCCTATACGGGCAACAGCACGTCGGCGGGCCTCGCGCGCGCTCTCGGCCTCGATCCGTGGCCGAAGAAGCCGACGCGGGAAGGCACGCTGTACGTGACGTCGGCCGATCTGCTCACGCAGCGCGACCTGGCCGTGATGTTCGTGACTGCATCGGGGATGGACGTGCCGCTGTCGGCCAAACTCGATTCGCCGGTGTGGCGCTTCGTGCCCGCGCTGCGCGATCACCGGATCGCGCTCATCGAACGCAATATCTGGGGATTCGGCGGGCCGATGTCGGCGCTGAAGCTGGCCGACGTGATGACCGATACGATGCTGAAGCTGCCGGCCGCGCGTTGA
- the fhuF gene encoding siderophore-iron reductase FhuF: MTPLPDGARATRFSAFAPEPFADHLDVVWLGLPDDAHAPGRIVVPVSALPEHRDAVLDAMVRHYGGDPARHARALMSQWSKYYFGRAAPAGVVAALTLGRPLDMTPERTFVALDDGMPVALYFAPDALGAPCDDPEPRYAGLVAHLGAVIDLLAAMGRVTPRVLWSNAGNLLDYLLDTCRSLPCAADPVRDAGWLFGSTCLGCEPNPLRTPVRDAVPRSPLLPTPFRARRVCCLRYEIPGETQLCGSCPLLLTMDDAALAEQDAIR; this comes from the coding sequence ATGACGCCGTTGCCCGACGGCGCGCGCGCCACGCGCTTCTCGGCGTTCGCGCCGGAGCCGTTCGCCGACCATCTCGACGTCGTCTGGCTCGGCCTGCCCGACGATGCGCATGCGCCGGGCCGGATCGTCGTACCCGTCAGCGCGTTGCCCGAGCATCGCGACGCGGTGCTCGACGCGATGGTCCGCCACTACGGCGGCGACCCGGCGCGGCATGCGCGCGCGCTGATGTCGCAATGGAGCAAATACTATTTCGGCCGCGCGGCGCCGGCCGGCGTCGTCGCCGCGCTGACGCTCGGCCGGCCGCTCGACATGACGCCCGAGCGCACGTTCGTCGCGCTCGACGACGGGATGCCCGTCGCGCTGTATTTCGCGCCGGACGCGCTCGGCGCGCCGTGCGACGATCCCGAGCCCCGCTATGCGGGGCTCGTCGCGCATCTCGGCGCGGTGATCGACCTGCTCGCGGCGATGGGCCGCGTCACCCCGCGCGTGCTATGGAGCAACGCGGGCAACCTGCTCGACTATCTGCTCGACACGTGCCGGTCGCTGCCGTGTGCGGCCGATCCCGTGCGCGACGCGGGCTGGCTGTTCGGCTCGACGTGCCTTGGCTGCGAGCCGAATCCGCTGCGCACGCCGGTGCGCGACGCCGTGCCGCGCTCGCCGCTGCTGCCGACGCCGTTTCGCGCGCGCCGCGTGTGCTGCCTGCGCTACGAAATTCCTGGAGAAACGCAACTGTGTGGAAGCTGCCCCCTGCTACTGACGATGGACGACGCGGCGCTGGCCGAGCAGGACGCGATCCGGTGA